The Dethiosulfovibrio faecalis genome has a segment encoding these proteins:
- a CDS encoding bifunctional diguanylate cyclase/phosphodiesterase, whose amino-acid sequence MSGATILEIFPSRALEEVLCRNGVKTVFQPVVDLFGAKIWGYEALSRGVPPMDSPTELFDAADRFGKLWELEQMCRDRAMDRMSSVIDSEDKRFFINVTPTVFLDDRFPESFNGFVVERCGIRASRVVIELTERAEVSDYGKLSRRVEEMKEQGFRIAIDDMGSGHSGLLMLASCIPDYIKLDMGLVRDIHEEPRKQHIVRSLIGLASQVESRIVAEGVETWEELETLMRLGIRFVQGFLFAVPSEGPAELADDFRERVQSIWKDLQQREGENLDGLLSLTTRAKAMQKNECSCKELWYLMKNTAEFDHVVVLDGAKPVGLITRNDFAAKMGGAYGFHLFQNRPIEEAAKRNFLSVSHSCSVRLLSRLAMERCPEDIYDPVAVVDARGGYLGTVTMKQVIARSAEIEIRQALTCNPLSGLPGNQDIQRWISCAQQGGGAFSLIYADLDRFKEYNDTYGFVEGDELIKLTASVLQEGLMELGCRAMVGHVGGDDFVAVISGPLPEDYLDAICREFDRRKLVHFKDEDVRAGGYRSTDRKGEVCRVSLVTLSLAVLDSGRLGDSLHPARIAEIAASLKHMAKRRTSELGRSAWVQERRSYSTSEG is encoded by the coding sequence GTGTCGGGAGCGACTATATTGGAGATATTTCCGTCCCGCGCTTTGGAGGAAGTTCTCTGTCGAAACGGGGTGAAGACGGTGTTTCAGCCTGTGGTGGATCTTTTCGGTGCCAAGATATGGGGCTACGAGGCCCTTTCCAGGGGAGTTCCCCCGATGGATTCACCGACGGAGCTTTTCGACGCCGCCGACCGGTTCGGGAAGCTCTGGGAGCTGGAGCAGATGTGTCGTGACAGGGCGATGGACCGTATGTCCTCCGTAATAGACTCGGAGGACAAGAGATTTTTCATCAACGTGACCCCTACCGTGTTTCTGGACGACCGTTTTCCAGAGAGCTTCAACGGCTTCGTGGTGGAGCGTTGCGGTATAAGGGCGTCCAGGGTGGTGATCGAGCTGACCGAGAGGGCGGAGGTCTCGGATTACGGCAAGCTCTCCCGTCGGGTGGAGGAGATGAAGGAGCAAGGATTCCGGATAGCCATAGACGACATGGGATCGGGGCACTCGGGGCTTCTCATGTTGGCCTCCTGCATACCGGACTACATAAAGCTGGACATGGGGCTGGTCCGGGATATCCACGAGGAGCCTAGAAAACAGCATATAGTCCGCTCTCTCATAGGCCTGGCGTCCCAGGTGGAGTCTAGAATAGTCGCCGAGGGGGTCGAGACCTGGGAGGAATTGGAGACCCTCATGAGGCTGGGCATAAGGTTCGTCCAGGGATTCCTGTTCGCCGTGCCCTCCGAGGGGCCGGCGGAGCTGGCCGACGACTTCAGGGAGAGGGTGCAGTCCATATGGAAGGACCTACAGCAGAGGGAGGGCGAGAACCTGGACGGCTTGCTCTCTCTCACCACCAGGGCCAAGGCGATGCAGAAAAACGAGTGTTCCTGCAAGGAACTTTGGTATCTGATGAAGAACACCGCCGAGTTCGACCACGTGGTGGTTCTTGACGGGGCGAAGCCGGTGGGACTGATAACTAGAAACGACTTCGCCGCCAAGATGGGCGGGGCCTACGGTTTCCATCTCTTCCAGAACCGACCTATAGAGGAGGCGGCGAAGAGGAACTTTCTGTCGGTGAGCCACAGTTGTTCGGTCCGTCTTCTGTCCCGGCTGGCCATGGAGAGGTGTCCCGAGGATATCTACGATCCCGTGGCAGTGGTGGACGCCAGAGGCGGCTATCTAGGGACGGTCACCATGAAGCAGGTGATAGCCCGTTCCGCCGAGATAGAGATCCGTCAGGCCCTGACCTGCAATCCCCTGAGCGGCCTCCCCGGAAACCAGGACATACAGCGCTGGATATCCTGCGCCCAGCAGGGAGGAGGGGCCTTCTCTCTGATATACGCCGACCTGGACCGCTTCAAGGAGTACAACGATACCTACGGATTCGTCGAGGGGGACGAGCTGATAAAGCTCACGGCGTCGGTCCTTCAGGAGGGGCTCATGGAGCTGGGATGCCGGGCCATGGTGGGCCACGTGGGAGGCGACGATTTCGTCGCGGTTATCTCCGGCCCCTTGCCGGAGGACTATCTCGACGCCATATGCAGGGAGTTCGACCGCCGCAAACTCGTTCACTTCAAGGACGAGGACGTTCGAGCCGGAGGATACAGATCCACCGACAGAAAGGGGGAGGTCTGTCGAGTTTCTCTGGTAACCCTCAGTCTGGCTGTGTTGGACAGCGGCAGACTGGGTGACTCCCTCCATCCGGCGAGGATCGCCGAGATAGCCGCATCTCTGAAGCATATGGCCAAACGACGCACCTCCGAGCTGGGCAGGAGCGCCTGGGTTCAGGAGAGGCGATCCTATAGCACCTCCGAAGGGTAG
- a CDS encoding tetratricopeptide repeat protein yields MRLSSKTIKRATLLSFALSMLLSAGPAKADMRQAVKAYSEKRYKDAYTHLLPEAEKGDPLAQCTLGYLYDQGNGVSQDKGKAMKWYKEAAKGGSADGQYNLGLMFRDGEGTPKDNYKATYWLEKAASQGHQTAQIALGMMAMSPDEGAPRYEDGARWFAMAAEGGSISGCYNLGRLLSLGRGIEKDEGKAVELLRKAAEGGHIYAQHDLGILLGKSDDPKLVEEADKWLEKAAREGYDDSQLSYGAFLLRNGREEEAKDWLKMASDRGNPEAQYLLGQLCRQQGGSFKEAANWFGLAARQGHGPAQYALATLYERGTGVEKDPTLSALWYRRAAEQGIPEAQYNLSVIYRKGSSLPKDLEKSLLWLEKAAELGLPEAQYSLGTLYREGDEIPRDLSKAAELFRKASNRGNAESQCALGLMYLRGAGVPRDEKEAIEHLIASGKSGYPSAQYNLGLLYSRGEAVPRDTAEAARWFRKAALQGHPGAQCNLGVQYERGDGVALVPSAAAAWLGKAAKQGDPYALYNLALLYQKGRGVEKDRQRAIELLEKAIEAESWDAPYSLGCLFAGDDGGPVREISALNRLYQAASAGDRRAMLRLGLAYDEGKLVSPDKMEAVKWIRKAAEQGSDKAQFTLGAMYLKGDGLVKNHSAAMSWFSESAEQGNLQAQYNLGLCLCDSGDEELRSSAIMWMERAAQAGYAPAQCELGIRYITGEGLPQSDPAALRWFSLSAEQGYVPAQYNLAVLYLYGGPYLSPDESSAFHWFSRAAEEGYRDAQFYLGCLYERGNAVSRDVKAAKTWLTMAMEGGSAEAKEVLDEMERDEDFAIGKEDMPRLPFGSDLPPLPSVENDVDEKKEA; encoded by the coding sequence ATGAGACTTTCCTCTAAGACGATAAAACGAGCTACGCTCCTCTCCTTCGCTCTATCCATGCTCCTCTCCGCGGGTCCGGCGAAAGCCGACATGAGACAGGCAGTAAAGGCCTACTCGGAGAAAAGATACAAGGACGCCTATACCCACCTCCTCCCGGAGGCGGAAAAAGGGGACCCTCTGGCGCAGTGTACCCTGGGATACCTCTACGATCAGGGGAACGGAGTCTCCCAGGACAAGGGCAAGGCAATGAAGTGGTACAAAGAGGCGGCGAAGGGCGGATCCGCCGACGGACAGTACAACCTCGGCCTGATGTTCCGAGACGGAGAGGGAACGCCCAAGGACAACTATAAGGCGACCTACTGGCTCGAGAAGGCGGCCTCCCAGGGACACCAGACGGCCCAGATAGCACTGGGTATGATGGCGATGAGCCCCGACGAGGGAGCCCCCCGCTACGAAGACGGAGCCAGGTGGTTCGCCATGGCGGCCGAAGGGGGCAGCATATCGGGATGCTACAACCTAGGCAGGCTTCTCTCCCTCGGCAGAGGAATCGAGAAAGACGAGGGCAAGGCCGTCGAGCTTCTGAGAAAGGCGGCAGAGGGAGGCCATATCTACGCTCAGCACGATCTGGGGATCCTCCTGGGAAAAAGCGACGATCCCAAACTGGTCGAGGAAGCGGATAAATGGCTCGAAAAAGCGGCCAGAGAGGGATACGACGATTCTCAACTATCCTACGGAGCGTTCCTCCTCCGAAACGGAAGGGAAGAGGAGGCCAAGGACTGGCTCAAGATGGCTTCCGACAGGGGCAACCCGGAGGCACAGTACCTCCTGGGTCAGCTATGCCGCCAACAGGGAGGCTCCTTCAAGGAAGCCGCGAACTGGTTCGGACTGGCGGCGAGACAGGGGCACGGACCGGCTCAGTACGCCCTCGCCACCCTTTACGAAAGGGGCACAGGGGTCGAGAAGGACCCAACCCTGTCGGCTCTCTGGTACAGGAGGGCGGCGGAACAGGGTATACCGGAGGCCCAGTACAACCTGTCTGTTATCTACAGAAAAGGCTCCTCCCTGCCCAAGGACCTGGAAAAATCGCTCCTATGGCTGGAAAAAGCGGCCGAACTGGGGCTCCCGGAAGCCCAATACTCCCTCGGAACGCTGTACAGAGAGGGCGATGAGATTCCCAGAGACCTCTCGAAGGCGGCGGAACTGTTCCGAAAGGCATCAAACCGGGGAAACGCCGAATCCCAATGCGCACTGGGACTGATGTACCTTCGAGGAGCCGGAGTTCCTAGAGACGAGAAGGAGGCCATCGAGCATTTAATAGCCTCAGGCAAGTCAGGCTATCCATCGGCCCAGTACAACCTGGGACTGCTCTACTCTCGGGGAGAGGCGGTCCCCAGGGACACAGCCGAGGCGGCCAGATGGTTCAGAAAGGCGGCTCTCCAGGGTCATCCTGGAGCTCAGTGTAATCTGGGAGTCCAATACGAACGGGGAGACGGAGTGGCTCTCGTGCCCTCCGCCGCGGCGGCCTGGCTGGGCAAGGCCGCAAAACAGGGAGATCCCTACGCCCTTTACAACCTGGCTCTGCTCTATCAAAAGGGCAGAGGGGTCGAAAAAGACAGACAAAGGGCGATAGAGCTGCTTGAAAAGGCTATCGAGGCCGAAAGCTGGGACGCCCCCTATTCTCTGGGGTGTCTCTTCGCCGGAGACGACGGAGGTCCTGTGAGAGAGATCTCGGCCCTTAACAGACTCTATCAAGCCGCATCCGCAGGAGACAGGCGGGCCATGTTGAGACTGGGCCTGGCTTACGACGAAGGTAAACTGGTGTCTCCCGACAAGATGGAAGCGGTGAAGTGGATAAGAAAAGCCGCAGAGCAGGGGTCGGACAAGGCCCAGTTCACATTGGGAGCCATGTACCTGAAGGGAGACGGTCTGGTAAAGAACCATAGCGCCGCCATGAGCTGGTTCTCCGAATCGGCGGAACAGGGAAACCTCCAGGCCCAGTACAACCTGGGACTGTGCCTCTGTGACTCGGGAGACGAAGAGCTTCGATCGTCGGCGATCATGTGGATGGAGAGAGCGGCCCAGGCGGGATACGCCCCGGCCCAGTGCGAACTGGGCATCCGCTACATAACGGGAGAGGGGCTTCCTCAGTCCGACCCGGCGGCTCTGAGATGGTTCTCCCTGTCGGCGGAACAGGGCTACGTACCTGCCCAGTACAACCTGGCGGTCCTGTATCTCTACGGAGGCCCCTATCTATCTCCCGATGAGAGCTCGGCCTTCCATTGGTTCTCCAGAGCGGCCGAGGAGGGGTACAGGGACGCACAGTTCTATCTGGGATGCCTCTACGAGAGGGGAAACGCCGTCTCCAGGGACGTGAAAGCCGCCAAGACATGGCTTACCATGGCTATGGAAGGCGGGAGCGCCGAGGCCAAGGAGGTACTGGACGAAATGGAACGGGACGAGGACTTCGCCATAGGCAAGGAAGATATGCCCCGTCTCCCCTTCGGAAGCGACCTGCCTCCCCTTCCCTCGGTCGAAAACGATGTGGACGAAAAAAAGGAGGCCTGA
- a CDS encoding exopolyphosphatase → MRLLTRSDFDGLMCAVLLKEMGVMDERKFVHPKDIQDGLVEADENDVLANVPYLPGCGLWFDHHASEVEREEMFRHHWEGACDPGAKSCARVIFDYYGGAEGPLARLSYLVDVADKADSADFSREEILNPEGWVLLSFVMDPRTGLGRFRDYRISNYQLMDDLVEYLRNHDIDEILALEDVEERVVRYRRHQSLFREMLTKKSRAEGDAIVIDFVGNDEAYVGNRHIEYALYPDQNISVWLFDGKNAEFCVISVGHSILNRTSSVDVGKLMLRFGGGGHFRVGTCQIPYEDRHRVLEEILEEINDGSST, encoded by the coding sequence ATGAGACTTCTGACCAGAAGCGACTTCGACGGCCTGATGTGTGCCGTGCTTTTGAAGGAGATGGGGGTTATGGACGAGAGGAAGTTCGTCCATCCCAAGGACATACAGGACGGACTGGTGGAGGCCGACGAGAACGACGTTCTGGCCAACGTCCCCTATCTTCCGGGATGCGGTCTGTGGTTCGACCATCACGCTTCCGAGGTGGAGAGGGAGGAGATGTTCCGCCACCACTGGGAGGGGGCCTGCGATCCGGGTGCCAAGAGCTGCGCCAGGGTCATCTTCGACTATTACGGTGGAGCGGAGGGGCCGCTCGCAAGACTTAGCTATCTGGTGGACGTGGCGGACAAGGCGGATTCTGCGGACTTCTCCAGGGAGGAGATACTGAATCCGGAAGGGTGGGTCCTTCTGTCCTTCGTCATGGATCCCAGGACCGGCCTGGGCCGTTTCAGAGACTACAGAATATCGAACTACCAGCTCATGGACGACCTGGTCGAATATCTGAGAAACCACGACATAGACGAGATACTGGCCCTGGAGGACGTCGAAGAGAGGGTCGTCCGCTACAGGAGACATCAATCCCTTTTCAGGGAGATGCTCACCAAAAAGAGCAGAGCCGAGGGAGACGCCATAGTCATAGATTTCGTCGGCAACGACGAGGCCTACGTCGGCAATCGTCATATAGAGTACGCCCTTTACCCCGATCAGAACATCTCCGTCTGGCTCTTCGACGGCAAGAACGCCGAGTTCTGCGTGATATCGGTGGGACACTCCATCTTGAACAGGACCTCCTCGGTGGACGTGGGAAAGCTCATGCTCCGTTTCGGAGGGGGAGGTCACTTCAGGGTGGGCACCTGTCAGATTCCCTACGAGGATCGCCACAGGGTACTGGAGGAGATTCTCGAGGAGATCAACGACGGCAGTTCCACTTAA
- a CDS encoding methyl-accepting chemotaxis protein, whose translation MSLRKKLVFLVIAICVAMAGLSLLSSRGARATVSDLLDGGQNRESRSSAAAVANWLRSMENVLTTGSRNLSFMIEDLGLLPGTAGNYMRNLTETSLSMGLSDIYLALPNGRFMDGNMWFPEEDDYDPRAEGWYRRAEEEGAMVLSSPWISPRSEEPVMTLSLPVYSLYQEGRLLGVMGADIPVSSFVSEIDSLSSDGAVILTAPDGGVLADNLDDGERESMAAVFDAIEEGSLDEVPVRTVDIADSRYRVLSFLLPKGLFLSLASDEASLLAPLRRIERGQTALVAIAFVLVSLVMWLFCRSFMNRIARLTSVAEAAIGGDLTVRCAMAGWDELARVGMAMDGLVDFQRTVLQTLRDGNGSILSSSSGLGQVAGRIENVSAGLQEASSILTEAMNESIEAVKAAEEGAASVTEGAHHVASLVEEAKRSSDRTLGEVRKATELARQNGGGMASLAEDFTSVSSVAERLREGASGIESFVTTIGNIAEQINLLALNAAIEAARAGESGRGFAVVAREVRDLSEESRAAVARIRALSDSVVSDVTELGGIASEGDEAVKANQSRSENLYLALEAIEAEAVDVSEKAAGVLERSENQTRHNGEVSAMLSSLSEMAAKAALRAAELEDSVTSLLDGVAGLGRENRILVDLAGRQEALIDRHRL comes from the coding sequence ATGTCCCTGAGAAAAAAGCTGGTCTTTCTGGTGATAGCCATATGCGTCGCCATGGCCGGTCTGTCTCTGCTCTCCTCAAGAGGAGCCAGGGCGACCGTATCGGACCTTCTGGACGGAGGGCAGAACAGGGAGAGCAGGAGCTCCGCCGCGGCGGTGGCCAACTGGCTGAGGTCCATGGAGAACGTCCTGACCACCGGGAGCAGAAACCTGTCCTTCATGATAGAGGACCTGGGGCTTCTTCCGGGAACCGCCGGGAACTACATGAGAAACCTGACTGAGACCTCTCTTTCCATGGGGCTTTCCGACATCTACCTGGCTCTTCCCAACGGTCGTTTTATGGACGGAAACATGTGGTTTCCCGAGGAGGACGATTACGATCCCAGGGCGGAGGGGTGGTATAGGAGAGCCGAGGAAGAGGGAGCCATGGTGCTCTCGTCCCCCTGGATCTCCCCCAGATCGGAGGAGCCTGTCATGACGCTCTCTCTGCCGGTCTACTCCCTGTACCAGGAGGGGCGGCTGCTGGGGGTGATGGGAGCGGATATTCCCGTGTCCTCCTTCGTCTCGGAGATAGATTCTCTCTCCTCCGATGGGGCGGTTATACTGACGGCGCCGGACGGAGGGGTCTTGGCGGACAACCTTGACGACGGCGAAAGGGAGTCTATGGCGGCGGTATTCGACGCGATCGAGGAGGGAAGTTTGGACGAGGTCCCGGTCAGGACCGTGGACATCGCAGACAGCCGCTACAGAGTGCTCTCCTTCCTTCTTCCCAAGGGACTCTTTCTCTCCCTGGCCTCGGACGAGGCGTCTCTGCTGGCCCCTCTCAGGAGAATCGAGAGAGGTCAGACGGCTCTGGTGGCCATAGCGTTCGTCCTGGTGTCTCTGGTCATGTGGCTGTTCTGCCGGAGTTTTATGAACCGCATCGCCAGGCTCACTTCCGTGGCCGAGGCGGCCATAGGAGGGGATCTCACCGTCCGCTGCGCCATGGCGGGATGGGACGAGCTGGCCCGGGTCGGAATGGCCATGGACGGCCTGGTGGACTTTCAGAGGACGGTACTCCAGACACTGAGGGACGGAAACGGCAGCATCCTGTCCAGCTCTTCCGGACTAGGGCAGGTGGCGGGCAGAATAGAGAACGTCTCCGCCGGGTTGCAGGAGGCCAGCTCGATATTGACCGAGGCCATGAACGAGAGCATCGAGGCGGTCAAGGCCGCCGAGGAGGGGGCTGCCTCCGTGACCGAGGGAGCCCACCACGTGGCGTCTTTGGTGGAGGAGGCAAAGAGAAGTTCGGACAGGACTCTGGGAGAGGTTCGAAAGGCCACGGAGCTGGCCCGCCAAAACGGCGGAGGCATGGCCTCCCTGGCCGAGGATTTCACCTCCGTGTCGTCCGTGGCGGAGAGGCTGAGAGAGGGAGCCTCCGGCATAGAGTCCTTCGTCACCACCATAGGGAACATAGCGGAGCAGATCAACCTGCTGGCCCTGAACGCGGCCATAGAGGCGGCCCGGGCCGGAGAGTCCGGCAGAGGTTTCGCCGTGGTCGCCCGCGAGGTCAGAGATCTCTCCGAGGAGAGTCGAGCCGCTGTGGCCAGGATAAGGGCTCTTTCCGACTCGGTCGTCTCCGACGTCACGGAGTTGGGAGGGATAGCCTCCGAGGGCGACGAGGCGGTTAAGGCGAACCAGAGCAGGTCGGAGAACCTCTATCTGGCGTTGGAGGCCATAGAGGCGGAGGCGGTGGACGTAAGCGAGAAGGCCGCCGGAGTGCTGGAACGGTCGGAGAACCAGACGAGACACAACGGCGAGGTCTCCGCCATGCTGTCCAGTCTCTCCGAGATGGCCGCCAAGGCGGCTCTGAGGGCGGCAGAGCTGGAGGATTCGGTGACGTCCCTCCTGGACGGAGTAGCGGGGCTCGGCCGGGAGAACCGAATCCTCGTCGACCTGGCGGGGCGACAGGAGGCCCTTATAGACCGTCATCGCCTCTAG
- a CDS encoding HdeD family acid-resistance protein produces the protein MITLAGMDSESIKARKGRVMLVGVCLFLLGALAVSMPFMASLAVETLVGWLMVSAGVVQAVSGYRERRQGRSGAGAFLWALLAAMTGIILLAKPLSGVVTLTMILSVYFVLEGVFKVFTALKLRGLVGWGWLLVSGILSLLLAGLIWHNLFAAAWGVGLLVGINLLFTGATLFALGVRLGKEPS, from the coding sequence ATGATTACTTTGGCCGGTATGGATAGCGAGAGTATAAAGGCCCGAAAGGGCAGGGTTATGCTCGTGGGAGTCTGTCTCTTTTTGTTGGGGGCTCTGGCTGTGTCCATGCCCTTCATGGCTTCGCTGGCGGTGGAGACGTTGGTGGGATGGCTCATGGTCTCCGCCGGTGTCGTCCAGGCCGTCAGCGGATACAGGGAGAGACGGCAGGGCCGTAGCGGAGCAGGGGCTTTCCTGTGGGCTCTGTTGGCCGCTATGACGGGGATAATACTTTTGGCCAAGCCCCTGAGCGGCGTGGTTACCCTGACCATGATCCTGAGCGTCTACTTTGTCCTCGAGGGAGTCTTCAAGGTCTTCACCGCCCTTAAGCTCAGAGGGCTCGTAGGATGGGGCTGGCTCTTGGTCAGCGGTATCCTTTCGCTCTTACTGGCGGGGTTGATCTGGCATAACCTTTTCGCCGCTGCCTGGGGAGTCGGGCTTCTGGTGGGCATAAACCTGCTCTTCACCGGGGCGACTTTGTTCGCCCTCGGGGTGAGACTTGGAAAGGAGCCATCGTAG
- the pbpC gene encoding penicillin-binding protein 1C, with product MKRKFLLCAIPGLPLAAALAVWIASFAVSPVTVREVASLDRSPRVTDRDGDVLWVGLTSEDKLCLPLSLDEMGRWLPLVLIEVEDRRFRDHHGVDWLGLVRAAVQNVRSGGIVSGGSTITSQLIRMARPRERTFSAKAREFLQAIDLERRLSKDGILEMYLNRAPFGGVLQGAGAASLGWWGKSPKDLSLAEAAVLVAMLKGPTRYRPDLHPERLRARRDRILRDLGKRGGVSEEAVILAMEEPLPGGISIPDRNFLFVSKVLEDSPEGGRSTLDRQVQILLEKAVSSALRGMPRKVTGAAALVDNRDGSVRGYVGNGRFDQDRSWSWVDCCDSPRSPGSTLKPFVYAMAFEVGLLSPSSLMADTPLSLSGRAPRNFDLRYRGPVSASDALADSLNVPAVRVLRSVGSERFLHRLRTLGFSLLREDGDHYGDSLILGGCEVTLLELLRAFSTLATWRSRPLSFLEGTGGDRWQDSPFSEESSFLVGEILRDSDRLSPYLRSLLSGKAEMAFKTGTSYGFRDAWAVAWNESWTLAVWFGDPEGTPHPELVGLSASVPVVVEVMSRLGGTMPLPPAGVSRRTVCSLSGLPLNSACPSGEDAWYIPGVSPEGPCDLHRWTGGRSVTVLPPELAAWGKARESCLTIVSPLDGAEYLMPPLGEPPRIPLSCEGASGKVSWFVDGLHLGTVPEGRRLFWSISEGRHRISAVDERGRSDRAVVKVTPWNR from the coding sequence ATGAAAAGAAAATTTCTGTTGTGCGCGATTCCGGGGCTGCCCTTAGCGGCGGCCCTGGCCGTTTGGATCGCCTCTTTCGCCGTAAGCCCGGTTACCGTTCGGGAGGTGGCCTCTCTGGATCGGTCTCCCCGGGTCACCGATCGGGACGGAGACGTCTTGTGGGTGGGACTCACCTCGGAGGACAAACTCTGTCTGCCCCTTTCCCTGGACGAGATGGGGAGATGGCTGCCGTTGGTCTTGATAGAGGTGGAGGACCGACGTTTTCGGGATCACCACGGAGTGGACTGGCTCGGTCTGGTTCGGGCCGCGGTCCAGAACGTTCGAAGCGGCGGCATCGTCTCGGGAGGGTCCACGATAACCAGCCAGCTGATAAGGATGGCAAGGCCCAGGGAAAGGACCTTCTCCGCCAAGGCCAGGGAGTTCCTCCAGGCCATCGACCTGGAGCGTAGGCTATCCAAGGACGGGATACTGGAGATGTACCTGAATCGGGCTCCTTTCGGCGGAGTTCTTCAAGGAGCCGGGGCCGCCTCCCTCGGGTGGTGGGGAAAATCTCCGAAGGACCTCTCCCTGGCGGAGGCCGCCGTCTTGGTGGCCATGTTGAAGGGCCCCACCAGATACCGTCCCGACCTCCATCCCGAGAGGCTTCGGGCCAGGAGAGACCGGATACTGAGGGATCTGGGCAAGAGAGGGGGCGTCTCGGAAGAGGCGGTTATCCTTGCCATGGAGGAGCCCCTGCCCGGCGGTATCTCCATTCCTGATCGAAATTTTCTGTTCGTGTCGAAGGTGTTGGAGGACTCCCCCGAAGGGGGCCGGTCCACCCTGGATCGACAGGTCCAGATTCTCCTGGAGAAGGCCGTCTCCTCGGCTTTGCGGGGGATGCCCAGGAAGGTGACCGGGGCGGCGGCCCTTGTAGACAACCGAGACGGTTCCGTCAGAGGCTACGTGGGGAACGGTCGGTTCGACCAGGACAGATCCTGGAGCTGGGTGGACTGTTGCGATTCTCCTCGTTCGCCCGGGTCCACCTTGAAGCCCTTCGTCTACGCCATGGCCTTCGAGGTGGGACTGCTGTCCCCGTCGTCCTTGATGGCGGATACCCCTCTGTCCTTGTCCGGCAGGGCACCTAGAAATTTCGATCTTCGCTATCGCGGCCCGGTCTCCGCCTCGGACGCCTTGGCGGACTCGTTGAACGTACCGGCCGTGAGGGTCCTTAGATCCGTCGGATCGGAGCGTTTCCTCCACCGTCTCAGGACGTTGGGATTCTCCCTTTTGAGGGAGGACGGCGATCACTACGGCGATTCCCTGATCCTCGGAGGATGCGAGGTCACCCTGCTGGAGCTTCTGAGGGCTTTCTCGACCCTGGCGACCTGGCGAAGCCGTCCTCTGTCCTTTCTGGAGGGGACGGGAGGGGACCGATGGCAGGATTCTCCTTTTTCCGAAGAGAGCTCCTTCCTAGTGGGGGAGATACTCAGGGATTCGGACAGGCTCTCCCCTTATCTGAGATCTCTCCTGTCCGGCAAGGCGGAGATGGCCTTCAAGACCGGGACCTCCTACGGATTCAGGGATGCCTGGGCTGTTGCCTGGAACGAGAGCTGGACCCTTGCAGTGTGGTTCGGAGATCCCGAGGGTACACCTCATCCCGAGCTGGTAGGCCTTTCCGCCTCTGTCCCGGTCGTAGTAGAGGTGATGTCCAGGCTGGGAGGGACCATGCCCCTCCCTCCCGCGGGGGTGTCCAGACGAACGGTCTGTTCCCTCTCCGGTCTGCCTCTCAACTCCGCCTGTCCCTCCGGGGAGGATGCCTGGTATATACCGGGGGTGTCGCCGGAGGGCCCCTGCGACCTGCACCGATGGACCGGCGGAAGGTCGGTCACGGTACTCCCTCCGGAGCTGGCGGCCTGGGGGAAGGCTAGGGAGTCCTGCTTGACCATAGTCTCTCCTCTGGACGGGGCGGAGTATCTCATGCCCCCTCTGGGAGAGCCTCCGAGGATCCCCCTTTCCTGCGAGGGGGCGTCGGGAAAGGTCTCCTGGTTCGTCGACGGACTTCACCTGGGGACGGTCCCGGAGGGAAGAAGGCTCTTCTGGTCCATCTCGGAGGGGCGGCACAGGATATCGGCGGTGGACGAAAGGGGCAGGAGCGACAGGGCGGTAGTGAAGGTAACGCCCTGGAATAGATAG
- a CDS encoding class II SORL domain-containing protein — protein sequence MKFGELLQSGDWKGEKHVPVIEAPEKVKAGESFDVTLSVGKEIAHPNTTEHHICWIKLSFKPEGDKFGYEVAKVDFDGHGASVKGANEGPVFTDPYGVVRLNLKTSGTLIATSYCNIHGFWESSQDIVAE from the coding sequence ATGAAGTTCGGAGAACTGCTTCAGAGCGGGGATTGGAAGGGCGAGAAACACGTACCGGTGATCGAGGCTCCCGAGAAGGTGAAGGCGGGAGAGTCTTTCGACGTAACCTTGAGCGTCGGCAAGGAGATAGCCCATCCCAACACGACGGAACATCACATCTGCTGGATAAAGCTTTCCTTCAAGCCCGAAGGGGATAAGTTCGGTTACGAGGTGGCCAAGGTCGATTTCGACGGTCACGGGGCCTCCGTGAAGGGAGCCAACGAGGGGCCGGTCTTCACCGATCCCTACGGTGTGGTGAGGTTGAACCTGAAGACCTCTGGAACCCTCATAGCCACTTCCTACTGCAACATCCACGGTTTCTGGGAGTCCTCTCAGGATATCGTAGCGGAGTAA